From the genome of Colletotrichum higginsianum IMI 349063 chromosome 4, whole genome shotgun sequence, one region includes:
- a CDS encoding SNARE domain-containing protein, which translates to MAQYGYVSLSHGADGTHDDEYDLSDRGVLTDTGRYGGRQNPFDQRDDGPGGYGGAPAPSPYGGGNRYNNQGPTMGRDLDGTNVEMESLAQNASGFGQSDPNAILNECRSIDQGIDQIEANLNQLRMLQERTLTDADTSASSSTARQLDALSSETMTMYRSLTDRVRTVKSSPDGQTPRNSPQVGRVDRRLKGAIQQYQQVESAFRKRTQDQMARQYRIVRPDADEREVREAVEDAGAGAQIFQQAVMQSGRQAQANAVLNAVQDRQAALQKIEQQMVELAQLFQDMDVLVVQQEAAVTQIEQKGEEVVENLDKGNQEIGVAVNTARKTRKKKWWCLGICVLIIIIIVAVVAIYFTVIKPQQQQPASNPAKRSIQLPEFSVTVPLDTGAAHPQLFKTTSRIMRRMVRPGATWEPTANAQDTALISRFGGKVDMPAARN; encoded by the exons ATGGCGCAGTACGGGTatgtttctctctctcacggAGCCGACGGGAcacacgacgacgagtacgaCCTTTCCGATCGCGGAGTACTGACAGACACGGGTAGATACGGTGGTCGCCAGAACCCCTTTGACCAGCGGGATGATGGTCCGGGAGGATATGGAGGTGCTCCCGCCCCTTCTCCCTATGGCGGTGGGAACAGATACAACAACCAGGGACCAACTATGGGTAGGGACCTTGACG GAACCAACGTTGAGATGGAATCCCTCGCCCAGAACGCAAGCGGCTTCGGCCAGTCGGACCCTAACGCGATCCTCAACGAGTGCCGCTCCATCGACCAAGGAATCGACCAGATCGAGGCCAACCTGAACCAACTGCGCATGCTGCAGGAGCGCACCCTCACCGATGCCGACacgtcggccagctcctccacCGCGCGCCAGCTCGATGCCCTGTCCTCCGAGACCATGACTATGTACCGCTCCCTCACCGACCGCGTGCGCACCGTCAAGTCCAGCCCCGACGGCCAAACCCCCAGGAACTCGCCGCAGGTCGGCCGCGTCGACCGTCGTCTCAAGGGCGCCATCCAGCAGTACCAGCAGGTCGAATCCGCCTTCCGCAAGCGTACCCAGGACCAGATGGCCCGCCAGTACAGAATCGTCCGccccgatgccgacgagcgcgaggtccgcgaggccgtcgaggacgccggtGCCGGAGCCCAGATCTTCCAGCAAGCCGTCATGCAGAGCGGTCGCCAAGCCCAGGCTAATGCCGTGCTCAACGCCGTTCAAGACCGCCAGGCCGCCCTGCAGAAGATTGAGCAGCAAATGGTTGAGCTCGCACAGCTGTTCCAGGACATGGACGTGCTGGTTGTCCAGCAGGAGGCTGCCGTTACCCAGATCGAGCagaagggcgaggaggtcgtcgagaaccTCGACAAGGGCAACCAAGAGATTGGGGTTGCAGTCAACACGGCGCGCAAGACCCGCAAGAAGAAGTGGTGGTGCCTGGGTATCTGCG tcctcatcatcatcatcatcgtcgccgtcgtcgccatctacttcaccgtcatcaagccccaacaacaacagcccgCCAGCAATCCCGCCAAGCGCAGTATCCAGCTGCCAGAATTCTCCGTCACCGTGCCGCTCGACACTGGCGCCGCACACCCGCAGCTGTTCAAGACGACGAGCCGAATCATGCGCCGCATGGTCCGGCCGGGTGCCACATGGGAGCCGACCGCCAACGCACAAGACACCGCTCTCATTTCGCGTttcggcggcaaggtcgacatGCCTGCCGCCCGAAACTAG